The following proteins are encoded in a genomic region of Aminivibrio pyruvatiphilus:
- a CDS encoding TRAP transporter large permease translates to MAAIMFSVLIILIFLNIPVAVSIGLASIAGITFGNLPLNPAVVAQRMFTSADSFPFMAIPFFMLAGGLMEHGGISRRLVRLASAMVGGYRGGLGLITILASAFFGAISGSNPATVAAIGGIMVPSMIKKGYPPAFAASIAAAGGTLGVVIPPSIPMITFGVVAGVSIGDLFLAGFGPGILLAVVLSLVVVVQSARLDIPREEPRTRGQLFAAVKDSILAIIMPLIILGGIYGGVFTPTEAGAVAVIYSLLISAFIYRELDLKTIRTVIIKAGISTSVVFFVIATSQSMSWLITVSRVSAEIAAWIVSVSSNPFVLITLINLILLFLGIFLETQAIILLMAPLLLPITASIGMNPLMLGIIMVVNTSVGMITPPMAVNLFVAVSLVKDHNVRLEDITRKIFAFLVAEIIAVMFISNFPAFSLGIIRLVK, encoded by the coding sequence ATGGCGGCAATCATGTTTTCCGTCCTCATAATCCTCATCTTTCTGAACATCCCTGTGGCGGTGAGCATCGGCCTCGCCTCCATCGCCGGAATAACCTTCGGGAACCTTCCCCTCAATCCGGCGGTGGTGGCCCAGCGCATGTTCACCTCCGCAGATTCCTTTCCCTTCATGGCCATCCCCTTCTTCATGCTCGCCGGAGGGCTCATGGAGCACGGGGGCATTTCCCGCAGGCTGGTCAGGCTTGCTTCGGCCATGGTGGGGGGCTACAGGGGTGGACTCGGGCTCATCACCATCCTCGCGAGCGCCTTCTTCGGCGCCATCAGCGGGTCGAATCCCGCCACGGTGGCGGCTATCGGGGGCATCATGGTCCCCTCCATGATCAAAAAAGGCTATCCGCCCGCCTTCGCCGCATCAATCGCAGCGGCCGGAGGTACCCTGGGCGTGGTCATTCCGCCCTCCATTCCCATGATCACCTTCGGCGTGGTGGCCGGAGTCTCCATCGGAGACCTCTTCCTCGCGGGCTTCGGTCCGGGCATCCTCCTGGCGGTGGTGCTCAGCCTGGTGGTGGTCGTTCAGTCCGCCCGGCTCGACATCCCCAGGGAGGAACCCCGCACCCGTGGCCAGCTTTTCGCCGCCGTGAAGGATTCAATCCTTGCCATCATCATGCCCCTCATCATCCTCGGCGGCATTTACGGCGGGGTCTTCACCCCCACCGAGGCCGGCGCCGTGGCCGTTATCTACAGCCTTCTGATCAGCGCTTTCATCTACAGGGAACTGGACCTGAAGACCATCCGGACGGTGATCATCAAGGCCGGGATCAGCACGTCTGTGGTCTTTTTCGTCATCGCCACGTCCCAGTCCATGTCCTGGCTCATCACCGTCAGCAGGGTGTCGGCGGAGATCGCCGCCTGGATCGTCTCCGTCTCCTCCAACCCCTTCGTCCTGATCACCCTGATCAACCTGATCCTTCTCTTCCTGGGCATCTTTCTGGAGACCCAGGCCATCATTCTCCTCATGGCGCCCCTGCTCCTTCCCATCACGGCGTCCATCGGCATGAACCCGCTGATGCTGGGCATCATCATGGTGGTGAACACCTCCGTTGGCATGATCACACCGCCCATGGCGGTGAACCTCTTCGTTGCCGTGTCCCTGGTGAAGGACCACAACGTGCGCCTCGAGGACATCACCCGGAAGATTTTCGCCTTCCTTGTGGCGGAGATCATCGCCGTCATGTTCATCAGCAACTTCCCGGCCTTTTCCCTGGGGATCATCCGGCTGGTGAAATAG
- the pdxA gene encoding 4-hydroxythreonine-4-phosphate dehydrogenase PdxA produces MKPIVIAVPMGDPAGVGPEIALRAIADPDVWKEGVPLLIGDLSVLQAVSRKLGLPAKLRRVNDPSGISGSPDDLPVIDLGMVPDLAALPVGHVSALAGKASVAYIRKAVELCMSGAAAGVATTPINKEALKAAKEPYIGHTEMLAEMSGATKSYTMFLVDKLRILFHSRHLSLKQAIERLTTDDVVHSIETAAKCLTSIGLPAGTIALAALNPHASDGGLFGDEEARFLAPAVEEARKRGINVVGPVPADSVFYFGLQGKYDVVVSLYHDQGHIASKTYDFYRTVSVTFGLPFIRTSVDHGTAFDIAWKGIANPVSMKEAMLACFRIAPLYRPF; encoded by the coding sequence ATGAAACCTATAGTGATCGCAGTACCCATGGGCGACCCCGCCGGGGTGGGCCCGGAAATCGCCCTCCGGGCCATAGCCGACCCGGACGTCTGGAAAGAGGGCGTTCCCCTCCTCATCGGCGACCTCTCCGTCCTGCAGGCGGTGAGCCGAAAGCTCGGCCTTCCGGCGAAACTCCGCAGGGTGAATGACCCTTCCGGCATTTCAGGATCCCCGGACGACCTTCCCGTGATAGATCTCGGCATGGTCCCGGACCTGGCAGCCCTCCCGGTAGGGCATGTGTCCGCCCTGGCCGGAAAGGCGTCGGTGGCCTATATCCGGAAAGCCGTGGAGCTCTGCATGTCCGGCGCAGCCGCCGGAGTGGCCACCACCCCCATCAACAAGGAAGCCCTCAAGGCGGCGAAGGAGCCCTACATCGGCCACACCGAGATGCTCGCCGAAATGTCCGGCGCGACGAAGAGCTACACCATGTTCCTGGTGGACAAGCTCCGCATCCTCTTCCACAGCCGCCACCTCTCCCTGAAGCAGGCCATCGAACGGCTCACCACGGACGACGTGGTCCATTCCATTGAAACGGCGGCGAAATGCCTGACCTCCATCGGCCTTCCCGCCGGCACCATCGCCCTGGCCGCCCTGAACCCCCACGCTTCCGACGGCGGGCTCTTCGGCGACGAGGAGGCCCGCTTTCTCGCCCCCGCAGTGGAGGAAGCCCGGAAGCGCGGCATCAACGTGGTGGGCCCGGTCCCGGCGGACAGCGTATTCTACTTCGGCCTCCAGGGGAAGTACGACGTAGTGGTCTCCCTCTACCACGACCAGGGGCACATCGCCTCCAAGACCTACGATTTCTACCGGACGGTGAGCGTCACCTTCGGGCTCCCCTTCATCCGGACCTCCGTGGACCACGGCACCGCCTTCGACATCGCCTGGAAGGGCATAGCCAACCCGGTGAGCATGAAGGAAGCCATGCTCGCCTGCTTCCGCATCGCCCCCCTCTACAGGCCGTTTTAA
- a CDS encoding FAD-binding oxidoreductase: MTPAKYSPVTERTVLDLAALVGKSNVAVDMEKRIAYSYDEVPRFSWDREYIAEAVVFPETTEHVSAVLEYANRNRIPVTPRGAGTGLSGGAVPFAGGIVLSFEKMRRILELDKKNLTITVEPGVVTAEITKTARQEGLLYAGDPCSGDASFVGGNVAENAGGNKVVKYGTTGNSVLALEAVLPDGTVTWFGGKRRKDATGYDFAHLIVGSEGTLAVVTKIILKLLPLPGKVVDLLVPFPDVASAIDFAPRIQSEGKVIPSSIEFMDGKSIRLAERFLNTVLPYDDAGAHLVIQLEGNDPNVLADDMERIGDLCLASGALEVFVADNKTTSDKLWKARKCLAEAIMAFYPKYSLEDLVVPTSEIPKLMAETTRLCGKYGIEEANFGHVGDGNMHVNLLFPEERPDWHDIIDALLDELYDFTASIGGTLSGEHGIGLKRQKYMCRVMDGAQMELIRRVKLAFDPNEILNPGKMISCPGRGE; this comes from the coding sequence ATGACCCCGGCGAAGTATTCTCCCGTGACGGAGCGGACCGTTCTGGATCTGGCGGCCCTGGTGGGGAAATCCAACGTGGCGGTGGACATGGAGAAGCGCATCGCCTACTCCTACGACGAAGTGCCCCGGTTCTCCTGGGACCGGGAGTACATCGCCGAGGCGGTGGTCTTTCCCGAGACCACGGAGCACGTGTCGGCGGTGCTTGAGTACGCGAACAGGAACCGCATCCCCGTGACGCCCAGGGGGGCGGGCACGGGGCTTTCCGGCGGGGCCGTGCCCTTCGCCGGGGGGATCGTCCTTTCCTTCGAGAAGATGCGGCGGATCCTCGAGCTGGACAAGAAGAACCTCACCATCACCGTGGAACCGGGGGTTGTGACCGCGGAGATCACGAAAACCGCCCGGCAGGAGGGTCTGCTCTACGCGGGGGACCCCTGCAGCGGCGACGCTTCCTTCGTGGGCGGCAACGTGGCGGAGAACGCCGGGGGCAACAAGGTGGTGAAGTACGGCACCACAGGCAATTCCGTGCTGGCCCTGGAGGCCGTGCTGCCCGACGGCACCGTCACCTGGTTCGGAGGGAAGCGCAGGAAGGACGCCACGGGATACGACTTCGCCCATCTCATCGTGGGGTCCGAGGGGACCCTGGCGGTGGTGACGAAGATCATCCTGAAGCTCCTTCCCCTGCCCGGCAAGGTGGTGGATCTCCTGGTCCCCTTCCCGGACGTGGCATCGGCCATCGACTTCGCCCCCCGGATCCAGAGCGAGGGGAAGGTCATCCCGTCCTCCATCGAGTTCATGGACGGCAAGTCCATCCGGCTGGCGGAGCGGTTCCTCAACACGGTCCTCCCCTATGACGACGCCGGTGCCCACCTCGTCATCCAGCTCGAGGGCAACGACCCGAACGTGCTGGCGGACGACATGGAGCGCATCGGCGACCTGTGCCTTGCCTCCGGGGCGCTGGAGGTCTTCGTGGCGGACAACAAGACCACCAGCGACAAGCTCTGGAAGGCCCGGAAGTGCCTTGCGGAGGCCATCATGGCCTTTTATCCCAAGTACAGCCTGGAAGACCTGGTTGTGCCCACCAGCGAAATCCCGAAGCTCATGGCGGAGACCACCAGGCTCTGCGGAAAATACGGTATCGAGGAGGCCAACTTCGGTCACGTCGGCGACGGGAACATGCACGTGAACCTTCTCTTCCCCGAGGAGCGGCCGGACTGGCACGACATCATCGACGCCCTTCTCGACGAGCTTTACGACTTCACCGCCTCCATCGGCGGGACGCTGAGCGGCGAGCACGGCATCGGCCTCAAGCGGCAGAAGTACATGTGCCGGGTTATGGACGGCGCCCAGATGGAGCTCATCCGGAGGGTGAAGCTCGCCTTCGACCCCAACGAAATCCTGAACCCGGGCAAGATGATTTCCTGTCCCGGACGAGGGGAATAA
- a CDS encoding DEAD/DEAH box helicase: MTEQNGSVLSGDDLRIRAAEEAYLGGKLDAAAEMASGDILSPEVFSVRGILAFLDGRRAEALDLFETGLKRLRKEQRSRKVCYETFSGVFHPLLLLAGGEFKKASAYLSAGMEKSPYSSLYALFRFLADYRGKGSGSFFSVYSPKVLEKQGYSPSFLFFAALCVTWSAPERLDEYRPLFEKALDGLREKGKTHLLATELGEILGLPVENPVARNLPLHGILPRRENWMLALSALSALGETGGGEEKRARRILWEADWECDDDGIIRSVSFTPLEQVLQPSGNWSKGRPVALKRLRNDLVREDWITRQDTAAAGAVRETSGYEGWYYRRWFEFDQAKILKALAGHPAVVRADDGRPVEIVAEPPLVETETLPSGVLLRMAPHPSKGPFQGLVAVEEGPERIRAVVFEEKHLEIARILGEKGIPVPPEGKGEALRALEALAPLVPVSSGLDGPGNLPGVPADERIYIQLAPGGEGFTAAFSVRPLGPGTPAGRPGTGGKAVFGLSGGKRMKALRSLDEEIRRADEVRLLCPALGEGEQTDDYRWILDSPELCLDFLLQAGELGDRAVIEWPRGDRLSIRGKAGASSVRASVRSVKDWFALTGEIRVDEETVVSLREACRMISEGGSRFLPLGNGEFLALTEELRRGLWDLAAAGDWKGTDLRFSPLSAPLVERLTSGAEDFSGDGEWHRRLALAAEAERLNPDLPAAFRGELRDYQADGYRWLLRLAAWGAGACLADDMGLGKTVQVLAALLARAPGGPALVVAPVSVCPNWAAEAARFAPSLSVKEYRNGDRKKLLEELGPFDVVTASYGLLQHDGVLLESVGWHTVVLDEAQAIKNSGTKRSAAAMKLRGDFRVITTGTPVENNLGELWNLFRFLNPGLLGSLDGFTRRFAVPIEKYGNKGAAARLKKLVRPFLLRRTKDQVLSELPPKTEIVLRVEMTREERAVYEAVRREATGKIESGGDGRDKRFVVLAELMRLRRACCSPSLVLPEKAGLPSSRLEAFGEILEELRAGGHRCLVFSQFVDHLSIIREYLDGLGVSYAYLDGSTPSRERERQIASFQGGEKECFLISLRAGGTGLNLTAADYVIHMDPWWNPAVEDQASDRAHRIGQERPVTVYRIVAKDTVEEKIVDLHGIKRELAESLLEGAEGAARISLEEMAALIRDDRTGEE; encoded by the coding sequence GTGACCGAACAGAACGGCAGTGTCCTTTCCGGAGACGACCTGCGCATCCGGGCTGCAGAGGAGGCGTACCTGGGCGGAAAGCTGGATGCGGCGGCGGAGATGGCCTCCGGGGATATCCTCTCCCCGGAGGTTTTCAGCGTCCGGGGAATTCTCGCCTTCCTGGACGGGAGGCGGGCCGAAGCCCTGGACCTCTTTGAGACGGGGCTGAAGCGTCTCCGGAAGGAGCAGCGTTCCCGGAAAGTCTGCTATGAGACCTTTTCAGGAGTCTTCCACCCCCTGCTTCTCCTTGCCGGAGGGGAGTTCAAAAAGGCCTCGGCCTATCTTTCGGCAGGAATGGAGAAGAGCCCCTACTCCTCTCTGTACGCCCTCTTCCGTTTTCTCGCCGACTACAGGGGAAAGGGGAGCGGCTCCTTCTTCTCCGTCTATTCCCCCAAGGTGCTGGAAAAGCAGGGGTATTCTCCCTCCTTTCTTTTTTTCGCGGCCCTCTGCGTCACCTGGAGTGCCCCCGAAAGGCTGGACGAGTACCGGCCTCTTTTCGAAAAGGCCCTGGACGGCCTTCGCGAAAAGGGCAAAACGCACCTCCTGGCCACGGAGCTCGGAGAAATTCTTGGACTCCCGGTGGAAAACCCTGTCGCCAGGAATCTCCCCCTCCACGGAATTCTTCCCCGCAGGGAAAACTGGATGCTGGCCCTCTCCGCACTGTCGGCCCTCGGAGAGACCGGGGGCGGGGAGGAAAAGCGGGCCAGGAGAATTCTCTGGGAAGCCGACTGGGAGTGCGATGACGACGGAATCATCCGGTCCGTCTCCTTCACTCCCCTGGAGCAGGTCCTGCAGCCCTCGGGCAACTGGAGCAAGGGACGGCCCGTGGCCCTGAAGCGCCTTCGGAACGACCTCGTCCGGGAGGACTGGATAACCCGCCAGGACACGGCCGCCGCCGGGGCGGTCAGGGAGACGAGCGGATACGAGGGATGGTATTACAGGCGATGGTTCGAGTTCGACCAGGCCAAGATCCTGAAGGCCCTCGCCGGACACCCGGCCGTCGTCCGGGCTGACGACGGCCGGCCGGTGGAGATCGTGGCCGAGCCTCCCCTGGTGGAGACCGAAACCCTCCCCTCAGGAGTGCTTCTCCGCATGGCGCCCCACCCGTCCAAGGGTCCCTTCCAGGGTCTTGTGGCGGTCGAGGAAGGGCCGGAGCGCATCCGTGCCGTCGTATTCGAGGAAAAGCACCTGGAGATAGCCCGGATACTCGGCGAGAAAGGAATCCCCGTTCCCCCCGAAGGGAAAGGGGAGGCCCTCCGGGCCCTCGAGGCCCTGGCGCCTCTCGTTCCCGTGAGTTCCGGCCTGGACGGCCCGGGGAACCTTCCCGGCGTTCCTGCGGACGAGCGGATCTACATCCAGCTCGCCCCCGGCGGGGAGGGCTTCACCGCCGCCTTTTCCGTCCGGCCCCTCGGACCGGGGACTCCGGCCGGCAGGCCGGGAACGGGAGGGAAAGCGGTGTTCGGCCTTTCCGGGGGAAAGAGGATGAAAGCGCTCCGTTCCCTCGACGAGGAGATCCGGAGGGCCGACGAGGTCCGTCTGCTCTGCCCCGCCCTGGGGGAAGGGGAGCAGACGGACGACTACCGGTGGATCCTCGACTCCCCCGAGCTCTGCCTCGACTTCCTCCTCCAGGCCGGAGAGCTCGGTGACCGGGCCGTGATCGAATGGCCCCGGGGAGACAGGCTGTCGATCCGGGGAAAGGCCGGCGCCTCGTCCGTCAGAGCTTCGGTCCGGTCGGTGAAGGACTGGTTCGCCCTGACCGGGGAAATCCGGGTGGACGAGGAGACGGTGGTCTCCCTCCGGGAGGCCTGCCGCATGATCTCGGAGGGAGGAAGCCGCTTCCTGCCCCTCGGGAACGGTGAATTTCTTGCCCTCACCGAGGAACTCCGCAGAGGGCTCTGGGATCTTGCCGCCGCCGGTGACTGGAAGGGAACCGACCTCCGGTTCTCTCCCCTCTCCGCCCCCCTGGTGGAACGGCTCACATCCGGGGCGGAGGATTTCTCAGGCGACGGCGAATGGCACAGGAGGCTGGCCCTCGCCGCGGAGGCGGAACGGCTGAATCCGGACCTTCCCGCCGCCTTCCGGGGAGAGCTCCGGGACTACCAGGCCGACGGCTACCGGTGGCTGCTCCGGCTCGCCGCCTGGGGCGCCGGGGCCTGTCTTGCGGACGACATGGGCCTCGGCAAGACCGTCCAGGTCCTCGCCGCCCTCCTTGCCCGCGCTCCCGGCGGCCCCGCCCTGGTGGTGGCCCCCGTGTCGGTCTGTCCGAACTGGGCGGCCGAGGCGGCCCGGTTCGCTCCCTCCCTGTCGGTGAAGGAGTACCGGAACGGCGACAGGAAGAAGCTCCTGGAGGAGCTGGGCCCCTTCGACGTGGTGACGGCCAGCTACGGCCTCCTGCAGCACGACGGTGTCCTCCTCGAGTCGGTGGGGTGGCATACCGTGGTCCTGGACGAGGCCCAGGCCATCAAGAACAGCGGCACGAAACGGTCCGCCGCCGCCATGAAGCTCCGGGGCGACTTCCGGGTCATCACCACGGGAACGCCGGTGGAAAACAACCTCGGCGAGCTGTGGAACCTCTTCCGCTTTCTCAACCCCGGCCTGCTCGGCTCCCTGGACGGCTTCACCAGGCGCTTCGCCGTGCCCATCGAAAAGTACGGAAACAAGGGGGCGGCGGCGCGGCTGAAAAAGCTCGTCCGGCCCTTCCTCCTCCGGCGGACCAAGGACCAGGTGCTCAGCGAGCTTCCTCCCAAGACGGAGATCGTCCTGAGGGTGGAGATGACCCGGGAGGAGCGGGCGGTCTACGAGGCCGTCCGCAGGGAGGCGACGGGCAAGATCGAGTCCGGCGGAGACGGGCGGGACAAGCGTTTCGTGGTCCTTGCAGAGCTCATGAGGCTCCGGAGGGCCTGCTGCAGCCCCTCTCTCGTCCTTCCGGAAAAGGCGGGACTCCCCTCCTCCAGGCTCGAGGCCTTCGGCGAGATCCTGGAAGAACTCCGGGCTGGGGGGCACCGCTGCCTCGTCTTCAGCCAGTTCGTGGACCATCTCTCCATTATCCGCGAATACCTCGACGGGCTCGGAGTGTCCTACGCCTACCTGGACGGCTCCACTCCGTCCCGGGAGCGGGAGCGGCAGATCGCCTCCTTCCAGGGGGGAGAAAAGGAATGCTTCCTCATCAGCCTCCGGGCGGGAGGGACCGGACTGAACCTCACCGCCGCCGATTACGTGATCCACATGGACCCCTGGTGGAACCCCGCCGTGGAGGACCAGGCCTCGGACCGGGCCCACCGCATCGGCCAGGAGCGCCCCGTCACCGTGTACAGGATCGTGGCGAAGGACACGGTGGAGGAAAAGATCGTGGACCTTCACGGGATCAAGAGAGAACTCGCGGAAAGCCTCCTGGAGGGGGCCGAAGGTGCCGCCCGCATCTCCCTGGAGGAGATGGCGGCCCTCATCCGGGACGACCGGACGGGAGAAGAGTAG
- a CDS encoding TRAP transporter small permease: MRKIADNFEEYALLLLFPLMVAVVFTATLARYLNLFPMFWGEEVARYIMVFMAYIGAGLGMKRGAHVGVSFFTDRFRSVKIRLFLEGFRLGIIVFFCGMIMYYYRNIIAHQIFMGQTTPALYIPMWIPYSAVPLGMFLVALRAFQAFRETADAIRASAGTPEVK; the protein is encoded by the coding sequence ATGCGAAAAATTGCCGACAATTTTGAGGAGTACGCTCTTCTTCTGCTCTTTCCCCTCATGGTGGCGGTGGTCTTCACCGCCACCCTCGCCCGGTACCTGAACCTCTTCCCCATGTTCTGGGGAGAGGAGGTGGCCCGGTACATCATGGTCTTCATGGCCTATATCGGGGCCGGACTCGGCATGAAGAGAGGGGCCCACGTGGGGGTCAGCTTTTTCACCGACCGGTTCCGGAGCGTGAAAATCCGCCTCTTTCTTGAAGGATTCCGTCTCGGAATCATTGTCTTCTTCTGCGGGATGATCATGTACTACTACAGGAACATCATCGCCCACCAGATTTTCATGGGGCAGACCACTCCAGCCCTGTATATCCCCATGTGGATTCCCTATTCCGCCGTCCCCCTCGGTATGTTCCTGGTGGCCCTCCGGGCTTTCCAGGCCTTTCGGGAAACGGCGGACGCCATACGGGCTTCCGCCGGGACTCCGGAGGTGAAATAG
- a CDS encoding four-carbon acid sugar kinase family protein, translating into MRSFAALCDDLTGSSVQSILLKDRGLSVRQIIRPGGEVPVPGDGDVLVINCDTRRRSPGEAKEVFRRFASLLPPSAGIGKRIDTTLRGHLCDETAELLSARPGALALVVPAYPASGRTTVGGYHLLGGSLLERTEVARDPLWPVSSSYVPGYFSGKFSCGLVAMETVKLGPAAVTEALSALVSNGTRVVVADAMTGEDIEILAEGAASLAAEIIPVDPGPFTAAFLGRKLPGRKAGTALAVIGSTSEKTARQIAWTEGKLRCARFTLLPGEQTENALPRLRAFLADLQEHADFLLIRPSPEIVRGSENATAAVLADLGRETLRILGKKICGILLSGGDTAAMFFEGSGAASLAPGEEIQPLMMGGRILDGEFAGIAAVTKGGLIGEEDGIYRAVQWLRKERT; encoded by the coding sequence ATGAGATCTTTTGCCGCCCTCTGCGACGACCTTACGGGATCGTCTGTCCAGTCCATCCTTCTGAAGGACAGGGGGCTTTCCGTCCGGCAGATCATCCGTCCCGGCGGGGAAGTCCCCGTCCCCGGGGACGGGGACGTGCTCGTCATCAACTGCGACACCCGCAGGCGCTCCCCCGGGGAGGCGAAAGAGGTTTTCCGCCGGTTCGCCTCCCTTCTTCCTCCCTCGGCGGGAATCGGGAAGCGCATCGACACCACCCTGAGGGGGCACCTCTGCGACGAGACGGCGGAGCTTCTCTCCGCCCGGCCGGGAGCCCTCGCCCTGGTGGTTCCCGCCTACCCCGCCTCAGGGCGGACCACCGTGGGAGGATATCATCTCCTCGGCGGCTCCCTCCTCGAGCGGACCGAAGTTGCCCGGGACCCCCTGTGGCCAGTGTCGTCAAGCTACGTTCCCGGCTATTTCTCCGGGAAGTTTTCATGCGGGCTCGTCGCCATGGAAACGGTGAAACTGGGTCCCGCAGCCGTCACCGAAGCGCTCTCCGCTCTTGTTTCGAACGGGACCAGGGTCGTGGTGGCCGACGCCATGACCGGAGAGGACATCGAGATCCTGGCCGAAGGCGCCGCCTCCCTGGCGGCAGAGATCATCCCCGTGGACCCCGGCCCCTTCACCGCCGCCTTCCTGGGCCGCAAGCTCCCCGGGCGAAAGGCCGGAACCGCCCTCGCAGTCATCGGGAGCACCTCGGAAAAGACGGCCCGGCAAATCGCCTGGACGGAAGGAAAACTGCGATGTGCCCGGTTCACCCTCCTGCCCGGCGAGCAGACCGAAAATGCCCTGCCGAGGCTTCGGGCCTTTCTCGCGGACCTCCAGGAACATGCGGATTTCCTGCTGATCCGTCCCTCCCCGGAGATCGTCCGGGGCTCGGAAAACGCCACCGCGGCGGTGCTGGCGGATCTCGGGCGGGAGACCCTCCGTATCCTGGGAAAGAAAATTTGCGGTATACTTCTTTCCGGCGGCGATACCGCCGCCATGTTCTTCGAAGGTTCCGGCGCCGCCTCCCTGGCCCCCGGAGAGGAGATCCAGCCCCTGATGATGGGCGGGCGGATTCTCGACGGGGAGTTCGCCGGAATCGCGGCGGTGACCAAGGGCGGCCTCATCGGCGAGGAGGACGGCATCTACAGGGCCGTCCAGTGGCTGAGAAAGGAAAGGACTTGA
- a CDS encoding TRAP transporter substrate-binding protein, with protein MKKLLCLVAVCLVLFAAGTALAADKIVVRVAHTIAPDSHYNKGLEHLGKLLGEATNGQIELQIFHSSQLGSERDAIEGVSMGTLEMTLVSSAPLANFTNAFLVFDLPFIIQDRQKAYAWMDGPEGRKILDSVLSKGMVGLGIWENGFRMLTNSKRPVAVPDDLKGLKIRLMENPIHVGTFKTLGAYPVPMPFGELFTALQQSTVDGQENPLIIISTSKFAEVQKYLSLTGHFYAPAILLINKDFWEKTLTEEQRKIFTEAELKARHWEREFCIEIEKQLVGDLKAQGMEITEPDKAKFFEAVQPVYKEFEEKVGKEAIQKLVDAQK; from the coding sequence ATGAAGAAGCTGCTGTGTCTTGTCGCCGTGTGCCTAGTCCTTTTCGCCGCGGGAACCGCCCTTGCCGCCGATAAAATCGTCGTCCGGGTAGCCCATACCATCGCCCCCGACTCCCATTACAACAAGGGTCTCGAACACCTCGGAAAGCTCCTCGGCGAGGCCACGAACGGACAGATCGAACTCCAGATTTTCCATTCGTCCCAGCTCGGATCGGAGCGGGACGCCATCGAAGGAGTCTCCATGGGAACCCTGGAGATGACCCTGGTCTCCTCCGCTCCCCTTGCGAACTTCACGAATGCCTTCCTCGTCTTCGACCTTCCCTTCATCATCCAGGACCGCCAGAAAGCCTACGCCTGGATGGACGGCCCCGAGGGAAGAAAAATCCTCGACTCCGTCCTTTCCAAGGGCATGGTCGGCCTCGGAATCTGGGAAAACGGCTTCAGGATGCTCACCAACTCCAAGAGGCCCGTGGCCGTTCCCGATGATCTCAAGGGACTCAAGATCCGCCTCATGGAGAACCCCATCCACGTGGGCACATTCAAGACCCTCGGCGCGTATCCGGTTCCCATGCCCTTCGGGGAGCTCTTCACCGCCCTGCAGCAGAGCACCGTGGACGGCCAGGAAAACCCGCTGATCATCATCTCCACCTCCAAGTTCGCCGAGGTGCAGAAATACCTCTCCCTGACGGGACATTTCTACGCCCCGGCCATCCTGCTCATCAACAAGGACTTCTGGGAGAAAACCCTCACGGAAGAACAGCGGAAGATCTTCACCGAGGCCGAGCTGAAGGCCCGCCACTGGGAGCGGGAGTTCTGCATCGAAATCGAGAAGCAGCTTGTGGGCGACCTCAAGGCCCAGGGCATGGAAATCACCGAGCCCGACAAGGCGAAGTTCTTCGAGGCAGTGCAGCCCGTCTACAAGGAATTCGAGGAGAAGGTGGGCAAAGAGGCCATCCAGAAGCTCGTCGACGCCCAGAAGTAA
- the pyrR gene encoding bifunctional pyr operon transcriptional regulator/uracil phosphoribosyltransferase PyrR: protein MERVLRRIAVEIVERNKGLERVILLGIQRRGVYLAARLREMMKEAEKVKVPTGELDITLYRDDISVLADQPVVHSTSVPGDITGKKVVLVDDVLFTGRTVRAALDAITDLGRPERVQLAVLVDRGHRELPIAADYVGKTVPTSRAENVEVRVKELDGEDRVVICERTGGTESGVEA, encoded by the coding sequence ATGGAGCGGGTGCTCCGGCGGATCGCCGTGGAGATCGTTGAGCGGAACAAAGGGCTGGAGCGGGTGATCCTGCTGGGCATCCAGAGAAGGGGCGTCTATCTCGCGGCCAGGCTCCGGGAGATGATGAAGGAAGCGGAGAAGGTGAAGGTTCCCACGGGCGAACTGGACATCACCCTCTACCGGGACGACATCTCCGTCCTCGCCGACCAGCCGGTGGTGCACAGCACCTCCGTTCCCGGCGACATCACGGGGAAAAAGGTGGTTCTCGTGGACGATGTCCTTTTCACAGGCCGGACGGTACGGGCTGCACTGGACGCCATCACGGACCTCGGAAGGCCCGAGCGGGTTCAGCTTGCCGTGCTGGTGGACAGGGGACACCGGGAGCTGCCCATCGCGGCCGATTACGTGGGGAAGACGGTCCCCACGTCCAGGGCGGAGAACGTGGAAGTCCGCGTGAAGGAACTTGACGGCGAGGACAGGGTTGTTATCTGCGAACGTACGGGAGGGACGGAAAGTGGAGTGGAGGCATAA